A single region of the Gasterosteus aculeatus chromosome 1, fGasAcu3.hap1.1, whole genome shotgun sequence genome encodes:
- the LOC144388913 gene encoding uncharacterized protein LOC144388913 yields MAGRRLAFNSPSIPLRGHQLSASPQTDEKKLLNALSGSSRQLQQQTADINKRLAPLERSGLSGFCPWRRGTDSKKRRRAHNPTIAEAVRRLHNAETNYRRYEPEQGLISPHNEAVTSYFLREKSRFRRRHCVRL; encoded by the exons atggctggacgacgtctcgcgttcaactcgccttcaattcctctccgcggtcaccaactttcggccagtccgcagacagacgagaagaagctgctgaatgctctcagtggatcgtctcgtcaactccaacaacaaaccgccGATATCAACAAGCGgctcgctccactggagcgttcgggactctcaggtttctgtccatggaggagaggaaccgactcaaagaagaggagacgggcgcacaatcccacgatagcg gaagcggtgcgccgtcttcacaacgccgagacgaactacaggcgctacgaaccggagcaagg actaatctcgcctcataatgaggcggtgacctcgtatttcctccgggaaaagtccagatttagacgacgtcattgtgt ccgcctgtga